The following proteins are encoded in a genomic region of Bernardetia sp. MNP-M8:
- a CDS encoding NADP-dependent isocitrate dehydrogenase — MNATLSILEAAKARIDFEEVEIGEKVYKNGHSAGITPETWKSLRKTKVFLKAPITTPQGGGFKSLNVTIRKTLGLYSNVRPCVSYNPYVQTKHPKMDTVIIRENEEDLYAGIEHQQTDEVTQCLKLITSVGTEKIIRYAFEYAKVYNRKKVTCFSKDNIMKITDGLFHKTFDRIGAEYPEIEKEHWIVDIGAAKLATKPEQFDVIVMPNLYGDILSDVAAEITGSVGLAGSANIGDDFAMFEAIHGSAPDIAGKGIANPSGLLLGAVQMLVYIGQADIAEKVQNAWLKTIEDGIHTGDIYNPETSTKKVGTKEFGEAVIERLGQKPTTLKPVEYGRGKSININLEPTKIAKKELVGVDIFLHWNDTADPTGKKRNANTLGDSLSKAALESNTHLELQMITNRGVKVYPNGFPETFCTDHWRCRFQTQNEEAIDYKEVLKLMNKLNQEGFDIIKTENLCTFDGVRSYSLGQGQ; from the coding sequence ATGAATGCAACGCTTTCAATTTTGGAAGCAGCTAAGGCGAGAATAGATTTTGAAGAAGTAGAAATAGGTGAAAAAGTATACAAAAATGGACATTCAGCAGGAATAACACCTGAAACTTGGAAATCTTTACGCAAAACGAAAGTATTTTTGAAAGCTCCAATTACTACTCCTCAAGGTGGTGGTTTCAAAAGTTTGAATGTTACGATACGCAAAACTTTGGGACTTTATTCAAATGTTCGTCCTTGTGTTTCGTATAATCCTTATGTACAGACGAAGCATCCCAAAATGGATACTGTTATTATAAGAGAAAATGAAGAAGATTTGTATGCAGGAATCGAACACCAACAGACTGACGAAGTAACACAATGTTTGAAACTGATTACAAGTGTAGGAACAGAAAAAATTATCCGTTATGCTTTCGAATATGCAAAAGTATATAATCGTAAGAAAGTTACTTGTTTTTCGAAGGATAATATCATGAAAATTACTGATGGACTTTTCCACAAGACATTTGATAGAATAGGCGCAGAATATCCAGAAATAGAAAAAGAACATTGGATTGTGGATATAGGGGCTGCCAAATTAGCAACAAAACCAGAACAGTTTGATGTAATTGTAATGCCAAACTTGTATGGTGATATTCTTTCTGATGTAGCTGCTGAGATTACAGGTTCGGTAGGTCTTGCAGGTTCGGCAAATATAGGTGATGATTTTGCTATGTTTGAAGCCATTCACGGTTCTGCGCCTGATATTGCAGGAAAAGGAATTGCAAATCCATCAGGTCTTTTATTAGGAGCTGTTCAAATGTTAGTTTATATCGGACAAGCTGATATTGCTGAAAAAGTGCAAAATGCGTGGCTCAAAACAATTGAAGATGGCATTCATACAGGAGATATTTACAACCCAGAAACTAGTACGAAAAAAGTAGGCACAAAAGAATTTGGAGAAGCTGTCATCGAAAGATTGGGACAAAAACCTACTACTTTAAAGCCTGTTGAGTACGGAAGAGGAAAATCGATAAATATTAATCTTGAGCCTACCAAAATAGCTAAAAAAGAACTTGTAGGAGTAGATATTTTCTTGCATTGGAACGACACAGCAGACCCAACAGGGAAAAAACGCAATGCAAATACATTGGGAGATTCACTTTCTAAAGCTGCATTAGAAAGCAACACACATCTAGAACTGCAAATGATTACAAATAGAGGAGTAAAAGTGTATCCAAATGGATTCCCTGAAACTTTCTGTACAGATCATTGGCGTTGTCGCTTCCAAACACAAAATGAAGAAGCTATTGATTACAAAGAAGTCTTGAAATTGATGAATAAATTAAATCAAGAAGGATTTGATATTATCAAAACAGAAAACCTTTGTACGTTTGATGGTGTTCGTTCTTATTCTTTAGGACAAGGACAATAA
- the prfA gene encoding peptide chain release factor 1 yields the protein MVDKLEEIRKRFHDVREEMMNPDLMNDMDNYAKLSKEYKDLEKIDLKYEEYEKILSNIEGAKSVLREEKDEDFREMAKQELEELEPKQEKIENEIKTLLIPKDPDDDKNAILEIRAGAGGDEAGIFAGDLYRMYQRFAEVQKWTWDIISFSEATAGGYKEIIVSVTGNEAYGKLKYESGVHRVQRVPDTESQGRVHTSAASVAVLPETDAVEINLDMGDVKKDTFRASGAGGQHVNKTESAIRLTHLPSGLVVECQDGRSQIQNFEQALKVLKARLYDMELQKQNAETSETRRSMVGRGDRSDKIRTYNYSQGRVTDHRINFSVFNLPNVMDGDIGSFIEELKLAENAERLSAAASGE from the coding sequence ATGGTAGATAAATTAGAAGAAATTAGAAAACGTTTTCATGATGTTCGTGAGGAAATGATGAATCCTGACTTGATGAACGACATGGACAATTATGCAAAACTAAGTAAAGAATACAAAGACTTAGAAAAAATTGATTTGAAATATGAAGAATATGAGAAAATACTAAGCAATATCGAAGGCGCAAAATCTGTTTTGAGAGAAGAAAAAGATGAGGATTTTAGAGAAATGGCAAAACAGGAGCTTGAAGAGCTAGAGCCAAAACAGGAAAAAATAGAAAACGAAATCAAGACCCTACTTATTCCTAAAGACCCAGATGATGATAAAAATGCCATTCTTGAAATCCGTGCAGGTGCAGGAGGAGATGAAGCTGGTATTTTTGCAGGAGATTTGTATAGAATGTATCAGCGTTTTGCTGAGGTTCAGAAATGGACTTGGGATATTATCTCATTTAGTGAAGCCACAGCAGGTGGTTATAAAGAAATTATTGTTTCTGTTACTGGAAATGAAGCCTACGGAAAACTTAAATACGAATCAGGCGTTCATCGTGTTCAGCGTGTTCCAGATACAGAAAGTCAAGGACGTGTTCATACTTCGGCTGCATCAGTTGCTGTTTTGCCAGAAACAGATGCCGTAGAAATCAATCTTGATATGGGCGATGTCAAAAAAGATACGTTTAGAGCATCAGGAGCAGGTGGACAGCACGTAAATAAGACAGAATCGGCTATTCGTTTGACTCACCTTCCATCAGGATTAGTAGTAGAATGTCAAGATGGACGTTCACAAATTCAAAACTTTGAACAGGCTTTGAAAGTATTGAAAGCTCGTTTATATGATATGGAACTACAAAAGCAAAATGCTGAAACTTCAGAAACTCGTCGCTCAATGGTAGGACGTGGTGACCGTTCAGACAAAATTCGTACATACAACTACTCACAAGGACGTGTAACCGACCATAGAATAAACTTTAGTGTCTTTAATTTGCCTAACGTAATGGATGGAGATATTGGTTCTTTTATCGAAGAATTGAAATTGGCTGAGAATGCAGAACGTTTGTCGGCTGCTGCGAGTGGAGAGTAA
- a CDS encoding neutral zinc metallopeptidase, with product MRWKGRQGSGNVEDRRGSGGSSFGGMGGGVGKAGLGIGGVIIVIIVMLLGGDPSAILGGASDGGAVQTENRVSTSDENGQPTDDMGQFASVVLKDTEDVWNKIFQEELNADYPEPKLVLFSGVTNTDCGTGQSATGPFYCPADQDIYIDLTFFEELQNRFGAGGDFAAAYVIAHEVGHHIQKQLGASDYVNDHRGRVSKTKQNELSVRLELQADFYAGVWAHYADKWKGILEEGDIEEAMNAANAIGDDRLQKQSQGYTVPESFTHGTSAQRKKWFMKGYQTGDIRQDDTFKTNDL from the coding sequence ATGCGTTGGAAAGGAAGACAAGGAAGTGGTAATGTAGAAGACCGTCGTGGAAGTGGTGGTTCTAGTTTTGGTGGAATGGGTGGTGGAGTAGGTAAAGCTGGTCTAGGTATTGGTGGTGTTATCATTGTTATCATTGTGATGCTTTTGGGAGGAGACCCTTCAGCTATTTTGGGAGGAGCTTCTGATGGAGGTGCTGTACAGACTGAAAATAGAGTAAGTACAAGTGATGAAAATGGACAACCAACTGACGATATGGGACAGTTTGCATCTGTTGTTCTGAAAGATACAGAAGATGTTTGGAATAAAATTTTTCAAGAAGAACTCAATGCTGATTATCCAGAACCTAAATTAGTTCTTTTTAGTGGAGTAACAAATACTGATTGTGGAACAGGTCAATCTGCAACAGGTCCTTTTTATTGTCCAGCCGACCAAGATATTTATATTGACCTTACCTTTTTCGAAGAATTACAAAATCGTTTTGGTGCAGGAGGAGATTTTGCAGCAGCCTATGTAATTGCTCACGAAGTAGGACATCATATCCAAAAACAACTTGGTGCTAGTGATTATGTAAATGATCATAGAGGAAGAGTTTCCAAAACTAAACAAAATGAACTTTCTGTCAGGTTAGAACTACAAGCCGATTTTTATGCAGGAGTTTGGGCGCATTATGCTGACAAATGGAAAGGCATTTTGGAAGAAGGTGATATAGAAGAAGCTATGAATGCTGCCAATGCCATTGGAGACGACCGTTTGCAGAAACAATCACAAGGTTATACTGTTCCAGAATCTTTCACTCATGGCACGTCTGCACAGCGTAAAAAATGGTTTATGAAAGGCTATCAAACAGGAGATATTCGTCAAGATGATACTTTTAAAACAAATGATTTGTAG
- a CDS encoding Uma2 family endonuclease, translating to MTISKRRISVEEYMMIDANTDEKIEYLNGEIRAMAGTTLEHQIIIKNLIRLLDMCLREKGCTLVTGDMKLHTPDCEKAFLYPDIHIYCGEIEKEKMLYGAYSLKEPKIIIEVLSDFTSNYDKGDKFECYKKIKSLEKYIMIESSLDTKEPAVYVRTLESETKYTEEMLNMDAILEILDCEVSVKDIYEM from the coding sequence ATGACAATCTCAAAAAGAAGAATAAGTGTAGAAGAATATATGATGATTGATGCCAATACGGATGAAAAAATAGAATATCTGAATGGAGAAATTCGTGCAATGGCAGGGACAACTCTTGAACATCAAATTATTATCAAAAACCTTATTCGTTTACTTGATATGTGCCTTCGTGAAAAAGGATGCACATTAGTAACTGGTGATATGAAATTACACACACCAGACTGCGAAAAGGCTTTTTTATATCCTGATATTCATATTTATTGTGGCGAAATTGAGAAAGAAAAAATGCTTTATGGCGCATATTCACTCAAAGAACCCAAAATTATTATAGAAGTTCTTTCTGATTTTACAAGTAATTATGACAAAGGAGATAAGTTTGAATGTTACAAAAAAATAAAATCACTTGAAAAATATATTATGATAGAAAGTAGCCTTGATACAAAAGAACCTGCCGTTTATGTTCGTACTTTGGAAAGTGAAACAAAATATACAGAAGAAATGCTCAATATGGATGCTATTTTGGAGATTTTGGACTGTGAAGTGAGTGTAAAGGATATTTATGAAATGTAA
- a CDS encoding ABC transporter ATP-binding protein, with protein sequence MLSLQNIHKSYHTTAQSMHVLKGIDMTINEGELVSIMGSSGSGKSTLLNILGMLDNYDKGEYWLDKVLIKNLSEKQAAIYRNKFLGFVFQSFNLLSFKTAAENVALPLYYQQVGRKERQILAEEYLERVGLRQWAHHLPSELSGGQKQRVAIARALITDPKVILADEPTGALDTTTSYEVMELFKQVHESGKTIVIVTHEDDIAAKTERVIRLRDGNIETPTQQKINLNK encoded by the coding sequence ATGCTTTCTCTACAAAACATTCACAAATCCTACCATACGACAGCCCAAAGTATGCATGTTTTAAAAGGAATTGATATGACTATCAATGAAGGCGAACTTGTTTCGATAATGGGTTCTTCAGGTTCTGGAAAATCTACGCTACTAAATATTTTGGGAATGCTAGATAACTATGATAAAGGAGAATATTGGTTAGATAAAGTATTAATAAAAAATCTTTCTGAAAAACAAGCAGCCATTTATCGTAATAAATTTTTAGGTTTTGTTTTTCAATCTTTTAATTTACTTTCTTTCAAAACAGCAGCCGAAAATGTGGCTCTACCACTTTATTATCAACAAGTAGGACGTAAAGAAAGACAGATTCTGGCAGAAGAATACTTAGAACGTGTTGGGCTACGTCAATGGGCGCATCATTTGCCTTCTGAACTTTCAGGGGGACAAAAACAGCGTGTTGCTATTGCTAGAGCTTTAATTACAGACCCAAAAGTAATTTTGGCAGATGAACCAACAGGAGCATTAGACACAACTACCTCTTATGAAGTAATGGAACTTTTCAAACAAGTACATGAAAGTGGCAAAACTATCGTCATTGTAACTCATGAAGATGATATTGCTGCAAAAACAGAACGAGTAATCCGTCTAAGAGATGGAAATATAGAAACACCAACACAACAGAAAATCAACTTAAATAAGTAA
- a CDS encoding glycerophosphodiester phosphodiesterase family protein, which yields MKKLLLQSFQILTLVLFFIFSFSSCKQEDININLSERDIKVIGHGGMGIGQVYPMNSYESIMYALTLGSDGVEIDVQMTKDGVLVAFHDEELDIKTNKKGKIHEQNWNEIKDAQYTSSAPYTKYRVIRLEDIFEHLPNLENYVFSLDIKSFSSSTSPVYYNQLNTALISLLEKYEQKRNLNLNKVYIELKRTDLIESLQKERPNYQIFAYEDFEIAMEKARKYNLRGITVQTDNLTKENVEQAHQEGFLVATLNTHSNNKNIEAINKGVDYIQTDKVKHLLKVLK from the coding sequence ATGAAAAAATTATTACTACAATCATTTCAAATATTAACTTTGGTTCTATTTTTTATTTTCTCTTTTAGTTCTTGTAAACAAGAAGATATTAACATTAATTTATCTGAAAGAGACATTAAAGTAATTGGACACGGAGGAATGGGCATTGGGCAGGTTTATCCAATGAATAGTTATGAATCAATTATGTATGCCTTAACTTTAGGAAGTGATGGAGTAGAAATTGATGTACAAATGACAAAAGATGGCGTTTTGGTAGCTTTTCATGATGAAGAATTAGATATCAAAACCAATAAAAAAGGAAAAATCCATGAGCAAAACTGGAACGAAATAAAAGATGCTCAGTATACAAGTTCTGCACCTTATACAAAATACAGAGTCATTCGCTTGGAAGATATTTTCGAACATCTACCTAACCTTGAAAACTATGTCTTTTCTTTAGATATTAAAAGTTTTAGTTCTTCTACTTCTCCAGTTTATTATAATCAACTCAATACAGCACTTATTTCTTTGCTAGAAAAATATGAACAAAAACGTAATCTTAATTTGAATAAAGTATATATAGAACTAAAAAGAACCGATTTGATAGAATCTTTACAAAAAGAACGTCCCAATTATCAAATTTTTGCTTATGAAGATTTTGAAATAGCTATGGAAAAAGCTAGAAAATATAATTTAAGAGGAATTACCGTTCAAACAGATAACTTAACCAAAGAAAATGTAGAGCAAGCTCATCAAGAAGGTTTTTTAGTGGCTACTCTTAACACACATTCGAATAATAAAAATATAGAAGCTATCAATAAAGGAGTAGATTATATTCAGACTGATAAAGTCAAGCATTTACTTAAAGTCTTGAAATAA
- the aspS gene encoding aspartate--tRNA ligase, whose product MLRTHTCGELRLSDVEKNEEIILCGWVRRIRDKGKLLWIDLRDRYGITQLFLEEDSTDPKLLELVREKMGRECVIKATGKLIERTSKNLDIPTGEVELKVTSLEILNESKTPPFLVEDDTDGGDELRMKYRYLDLRRPKLQNNMMLRHKMAQAMRRYLDAKDFMEIETPFLIKSTPEGARDFVVPSRMHPGEFYALPQSPQTFKQILMVSGYDKYFQIVRCFRDEDLRADRQPEFTQIDCEMSFVSQEDILNNFEGLLKYLFKELKGINIENDFPRMTYDEAMKTYGNDKPDIRFEMKFKEMNDVTKGKDFKVFDDAELVVGINATGCADYSRKQLDALTNFVKKPQIGATGLIYLKVNADGTLKSSVDKFFNEEDLKKWANLFDAKAGDLILVLAGNADKTRKAMSELRLEMGNQLGLRKADDYKPLWVLDFPLLEWGEEENRWFAMHHPFTSPKKEDLEKLNTNPADVRADAYDLVLNGVEIGGGSIRIYDRALQEKMLAFLGFSDEEAKAQFGFLMDAFEYGAPPHGGIALGFDRLCALFGGEQSIRDFIAFPKNNAGKDLMIDAPAPIDEKQLNELEIKVDLKAKV is encoded by the coding sequence ATGTTAAGAACGCATACTTGTGGAGAACTTCGCCTTTCAGACGTAGAAAAGAATGAAGAAATAATCCTTTGTGGTTGGGTACGTCGTATTCGTGATAAAGGAAAATTACTTTGGATTGACCTTCGTGATAGATACGGAATTACGCAGCTTTTTTTAGAAGAAGACAGCACAGACCCAAAACTTCTAGAACTTGTTAGAGAGAAAATGGGTAGAGAATGTGTCATCAAGGCAACAGGAAAGCTAATTGAACGCACTTCTAAAAACTTAGATATTCCGACAGGAGAAGTAGAATTGAAAGTTACGAGCCTTGAGATTCTGAATGAATCTAAAACGCCTCCTTTTTTAGTAGAAGATGATACAGACGGAGGAGATGAGCTGCGTATGAAATATCGTTATTTGGATTTACGTCGTCCAAAACTTCAAAATAATATGATGCTTCGCCACAAAATGGCACAAGCAATGCGTAGATATTTGGATGCAAAAGATTTTATGGAAATCGAAACGCCATTTTTGATAAAATCTACTCCTGAAGGCGCACGAGATTTTGTAGTTCCTAGTCGTATGCACCCAGGGGAATTTTATGCCTTGCCACAAAGTCCACAGACATTTAAGCAGATTTTGATGGTTTCGGGTTATGATAAATATTTCCAAATTGTTCGTTGTTTTAGAGATGAAGATTTGAGAGCAGACCGTCAGCCAGAGTTTACTCAAATTGACTGCGAAATGTCGTTTGTTTCCCAAGAAGATATTTTGAATAATTTTGAAGGACTTTTGAAATATCTTTTTAAAGAACTCAAAGGAATCAATATCGAAAATGATTTCCCTAGAATGACGTATGATGAAGCGATGAAAACGTATGGAAACGACAAGCCAGATATTCGTTTTGAAATGAAGTTTAAGGAAATGAACGATGTTACAAAAGGAAAAGATTTTAAAGTTTTTGATGATGCTGAATTAGTCGTAGGAATAAATGCGACAGGCTGTGCAGATTATTCTCGTAAGCAACTAGATGCCCTTACAAATTTTGTAAAAAAACCACAAATTGGTGCAACAGGACTTATTTATTTGAAAGTTAATGCTGATGGAACATTAAAATCTTCAGTAGATAAATTTTTCAATGAAGAGGATTTGAAGAAATGGGCAAACCTTTTTGATGCAAAAGCAGGAGATTTAATTTTAGTTTTGGCAGGAAATGCAGACAAAACTAGAAAAGCTATGAGCGAATTGCGTTTAGAAATGGGCAATCAATTAGGACTCCGTAAAGCTGACGATTACAAACCTCTTTGGGTTCTTGATTTTCCTTTATTAGAATGGGGAGAAGAAGAAAATCGTTGGTTTGCGATGCACCACCCTTTTACGTCTCCTAAAAAAGAAGATTTAGAAAAATTAAATACAAATCCTGCTGATGTTCGTGCAGATGCGTATGATTTGGTTTTGAATGGTGTTGAGATTGGTGGTGGTTCTATTCGTATTTACGATAGAGCTTTACAGGAAAAAATGTTGGCATTTTTAGGTTTTTCAGATGAAGAAGCAAAGGCTCAATTTGGTTTCTTAATGGACGCTTTCGAATATGGTGCGCCTCCTCACGGTGGAATTGCACTTGGTTTTGACCGTCTTTGTGCACTCTTTGGTGGTGAGCAGAGTATTAGAGATTTTATCGCTTTCCCTAAAAATAACGCAGGAAAAGATTTGATGATTGATGCACCTGCTCCAATTGATGAAAAACAACTTAATGAACTAGAAATTAAAGTTGATTTGAAAGCTAAGGTTTAA